A DNA window from Staphylococcus warneri contains the following coding sequences:
- a CDS encoding threonine/serine exporter family protein has protein sequence MLFYLFHFTISFISTVLFSIIFNAPRRLLLACGFVGAVAWTIYQFTVDMQFGKVGATFLGSLILGLLSHTMSRRYKRPVIIFIVPGIIPLVPGGAAYEATRFLVSNNYTSAVNTFLEVTLISGAISFGILVAEIIYYLYTRIKQYYGKIKGKSYRKSYNMNNRV, from the coding sequence TTGTTATTTTATTTATTTCACTTCACAATAAGTTTCATTTCCACAGTCCTTTTCTCCATCATATTTAACGCACCCCGTCGATTATTATTAGCGTGTGGTTTTGTCGGTGCAGTTGCGTGGACAATTTATCAATTTACCGTTGATATGCAATTTGGAAAAGTTGGCGCTACATTTTTGGGAAGTTTAATTTTAGGCTTACTCAGTCATACGATGAGTAGACGCTATAAAAGACCTGTTATTATATTTATCGTACCTGGAATCATTCCACTTGTACCAGGTGGTGCTGCGTATGAAGCAACACGCTTTTTAGTATCAAATAACTATACTAGTGCTGTAAATACTTTTTTAGAGGTTACCTTAATATCTGGCGCGATATCTTTTGGTATTCTTGTAGCAGAAATCATCTATTATCTCTACACACGTATCAAGCAGTATTATGGTAAAATTAAAGGTAAATCATATAGAAAATCTTATAATATGAATAATCGAGTTTAA
- the pepT gene encoding peptidase T, translating into MKEQIIDRLTRYVKIDTQSDPNSNTTPSTTKQWDLLNLLESELKALGLETDMDINGYLFATLDSNVEYDVPTVGFLAHVDTSPDFNATNVNPQIIEKYDGNPLKLGKTDRILDPKVFPELKQVIGDTLMITDGTSLLGADDKAGVVEIMEGLNYLLEHPEIKHGKIRVGFTPDEEIGRGPHKFDVKRFNADFAYTMDGSQLGELQFESFNAAAAKVTCHGVNVHPGSAKNAMINAISLGQQFNSLLPPSEVPERTEGYEGFYHLMNFEGNVEKATLQYIIRDHDKKQFDLRKKRFMEIRDDINSHFEDYPVKVDVEDQYYNMAEKIKPHQHIIDIPTKVFNRLGIEPNTEPIRGGTDGSQLSFMGLPTPNIFTGCGNFHGPFEYASIDVMEKAVQVMVGITEEVAKSNQ; encoded by the coding sequence ATGAAAGAACAAATTATCGATAGATTAACGAGATACGTCAAAATAGATACACAATCAGATCCAAATTCAAATACGACACCATCTACGACAAAACAATGGGATTTATTAAACCTATTAGAAAGTGAGCTTAAAGCATTAGGACTCGAAACAGATATGGATATCAATGGTTACCTTTTTGCTACATTAGACAGTAATGTGGAATATGACGTGCCAACGGTTGGTTTCTTAGCTCATGTTGATACATCACCTGATTTTAATGCTACTAATGTTAACCCACAAATCATTGAAAAATATGACGGTAATCCACTTAAGTTAGGTAAAACAGATAGAATTCTAGATCCTAAAGTCTTTCCTGAGCTTAAACAAGTCATTGGCGATACATTGATGATTACTGATGGTACTTCATTACTAGGCGCTGATGACAAAGCAGGTGTAGTAGAAATTATGGAAGGGCTTAACTACTTACTTGAACATCCTGAAATTAAACATGGTAAAATTCGTGTAGGCTTTACGCCAGACGAAGAAATAGGAAGAGGACCTCACAAATTTGATGTTAAACGTTTCAATGCTGATTTCGCTTATACTATGGATGGTAGCCAATTAGGCGAATTACAATTTGAAAGCTTTAATGCTGCTGCAGCAAAAGTAACATGTCATGGTGTTAATGTACATCCTGGATCAGCTAAAAATGCGATGATTAATGCCATTTCACTTGGACAACAATTTAATAGTTTATTACCTCCTAGTGAAGTTCCTGAACGTACAGAAGGTTATGAAGGTTTTTATCATTTAATGAATTTTGAAGGTAATGTTGAAAAAGCTACATTACAATATATCATTAGAGACCATGATAAAAAGCAATTTGATTTACGTAAAAAACGTTTTATGGAAATACGTGATGATATCAATTCACATTTTGAAGATTATCCAGTCAAAGTCGACGTTGAAGACCAATATTATAATATGGCTGAAAAAATCAAACCTCATCAGCATATTATAGATATCCCTACAAAAGTATTTAATCGTTTAGGTATCGAGCCTAATACGGAACCTATTCGTGGTGGAACTGATGGATCACAACTATCATTTATGGGATTACCTACACCTAATATCTTTACTGGTTGTGGCAATTTCCATGGTCCTTTTGAGTATGCCTCAATCGATGTTATGGAAAAAGCCGTACAAGTTATGGTGGGTATCACTGAAGAAGTTGCAAAATCAAATCAATAA
- a CDS encoding glycerate kinase, with translation MKVLVAMDEFNGIISSYQANRYVEEAVASQIEKADIVQVPLFNGRHELMDSVFLWQSGSKYRVAAHDADMNEVEAIYGQTDSGMTIIEGNLFLNGQKPIQERTSYGLGEILHAALDNDAKHIIISLGGIGSFDGGAGMLQALGAKFYDDEANLVDVTKGAHVIKYIRRLDFSGIHPKLAEANIQVMSDFSSRLYGKQSEIMQMYPMLGMTQNEAAEIDNLVWYFSELFKSELRVTIGPIERGGAGGGIAAVLKGLYQAEILTSHELVDQITHLEDLVQQADLIIFGEGLNERDQLLETTTLRIADLTEKHHKTSIAICATDDKFDLFEGKGVTAMFNTFIDMPESYTDFKMGLQIRHYTVQALKLLKTQFDVNK, from the coding sequence ATGAAAGTTTTAGTAGCCATGGACGAATTTAATGGCATTATTTCAAGCTATCAAGCAAATAGATATGTCGAAGAAGCGGTTGCTAGTCAAATTGAAAAGGCCGATATTGTTCAAGTTCCATTATTTAATGGACGACATGAATTAATGGATTCAGTCTTTTTATGGCAGTCGGGAAGTAAGTATCGAGTTGCTGCCCATGATGCAGACATGAATGAAGTAGAAGCAATTTATGGTCAAACAGATAGTGGTATGACCATTATTGAAGGTAATTTATTCTTAAATGGACAAAAACCTATCCAAGAAAGAACGAGTTATGGTTTAGGCGAAATACTACATGCTGCGTTAGATAATGATGCTAAACATATTATCATCTCCCTTGGTGGTATCGGAAGTTTCGATGGCGGTGCAGGAATGCTTCAAGCCTTAGGTGCAAAGTTCTATGATGATGAGGCAAATCTTGTTGATGTGACTAAGGGTGCGCATGTTATTAAATATATTCGACGTTTAGATTTTTCTGGTATCCATCCGAAGTTAGCTGAAGCAAATATTCAAGTAATGTCAGATTTTTCAAGTCGTTTATATGGTAAACAAAGTGAAATCATGCAAATGTATCCAATGTTAGGTATGACACAAAATGAAGCGGCAGAAATTGACAATTTAGTTTGGTACTTTAGTGAATTATTCAAGAGTGAATTACGAGTAACGATTGGTCCTATCGAGCGTGGTGGTGCTGGTGGCGGAATAGCTGCAGTTTTAAAAGGTTTATATCAAGCGGAAATCTTAACAAGTCATGAACTTGTGGATCAAATTACACACCTGGAAGATTTAGTTCAACAAGCAGATTTAATTATATTTGGTGAAGGTTTAAATGAACGTGATCAATTATTAGAAACGACGACATTGCGTATTGCAGATTTAACAGAAAAACACCATAAGACATCTATAGCGATTTGTGCTACAGATGATAAATTCGATTTGTTTGAAGGTAAGGGCGTAACGGCTATGTTCAATACATTCATAGATATGCCTGAATCATATACAGACTTTAAAATGGGTCTACAAATCAGACATTATACAGTTCAAGCATTAAAATTATTGAAAACACAATTCGATGTGAATAAATAA
- the ytxJ gene encoding bacillithiol system redox-active protein YtxJ — MAIKLSSIDQFEQVLEENKYVFVLKHSETCPISANAYDQFNKFLYERDMDGYYLIVQQERKLSHYIAEKTNVKHESPQAFYFIDGEMKWNASHSDINVSSLAQAEE, encoded by the coding sequence ATGGCTATAAAGCTGAGTTCGATTGACCAGTTTGAACAAGTGTTAGAAGAAAATAAATATGTTTTTGTTTTAAAACATAGCGAAACTTGTCCAATTTCTGCAAATGCGTATGATCAGTTTAATAAATTTTTATATGAACGCGATATGGACGGTTACTATTTAATAGTACAACAGGAGCGCAAATTATCGCACTACATTGCTGAAAAGACAAATGTCAAACATGAATCACCACAAGCATTTTACTTTATAGATGGTGAAATGAAATGGAATGCGTCACACAGTGACATCAATGTTTCGTCATTAGCGCAAGCAGAAGAATAA
- a CDS encoding EMYY motif lipoprotein: protein MKKIVIIPMIFLLIVALTACSNKTDSDLSHFESKLDEVNNKQDKLEKMMDEINLKELDHLSKTDTTDKNRKEFIQLQDDINKQLIPAFKEYEKSAKQLPAETHDVKVLKAKYLKTVKTKKKSIYDVKKFVDLCNDSIKDNEDILDYTKLFEKNRSQVEKKIKNASNQEDANQLTSKLESNNKDLKETAQKHLDTSSSNAKSAKKAIKNYISPLIEKQIKDINQTNISDKNVNDARKNAIEMYYSLQNYYDTRIDTIEVGEKISKINVDKLPKEGKDIDRKDKAFNSELKKVKQKND from the coding sequence ATGAAAAAAATAGTAATTATCCCAATGATATTTTTACTTATTGTTGCTTTAACAGCATGTAGTAATAAAACAGATTCTGATTTAAGCCATTTCGAAAGTAAATTAGATGAAGTTAATAATAAACAAGATAAGCTTGAAAAAATGATGGATGAGATCAATCTAAAAGAATTGGATCATTTAAGTAAGACAGATACAACTGATAAAAATAGAAAGGAATTTATTCAACTTCAAGATGATATAAATAAACAATTGATCCCTGCATTTAAAGAATATGAAAAATCAGCGAAGCAATTACCTGCTGAAACACATGATGTAAAAGTGTTAAAAGCAAAATACCTTAAAACAGTAAAAACAAAGAAAAAGTCGATATATGATGTGAAAAAATTTGTGGATTTATGTAACGATTCAATCAAAGATAATGAAGATATTTTAGATTACACAAAGTTATTTGAAAAAAATCGTTCACAAGTTGAAAAGAAAATCAAAAATGCATCGAACCAAGAAGATGCTAATCAGTTAACTTCAAAATTGGAAAGTAATAATAAAGATTTAAAAGAGACAGCTCAAAAGCATCTAGATACATCATCAAGTAATGCGAAATCAGCGAAGAAAGCAATCAAAAATTATATTTCTCCATTAATTGAAAAACAAATTAAAGATATCAATCAAACGAATATATCAGATAAAAATGTTAATGATGCACGTAAAAATGCGATTGAGATGTACTATAGTTTGCAAAATTACTATGACACTCGTATCGATACAATAGAAGTTGGCGAAAAAATTTCTAAAATTAATGTCGATAAGTTACCAAAAGAGGGTAAAGATATAGATAGGAAAGATAAGGCGTTTAATTCGGAATTAAAAAAGGTTAAACAAAAAAACGATTAA
- a CDS encoding GrpB family protein, translating to MYGHVQPLIKYQNNDYFDTLYQETRTLLFNLLDSPVKYTQHIGGTRHFNYDTEPILDILIGVDNLHDITALDEKRLNYAGFYRLHHSYKKKVMMAKFNNLKDLKQEVRLHIIQLDTPLFEQYQKVDDILSHHQDIANQFATKKGQLLQHIDSIRQYENQKQSIFEKIYKQYSHQG from the coding sequence ATGTACGGTCATGTTCAACCCCTTATTAAATATCAAAATAATGACTATTTCGACACGCTGTATCAAGAAACGCGTACATTATTATTCAACTTACTAGATTCACCGGTTAAATATACGCAACATATTGGTGGTACTCGACATTTCAATTATGATACAGAACCTATTCTTGACATACTTATAGGCGTAGATAATTTACATGATATTACGGCTCTAGACGAAAAACGATTAAATTATGCTGGATTTTATCGTCTACATCATTCTTATAAAAAGAAAGTCATGATGGCTAAGTTTAATAATCTTAAAGACTTAAAGCAAGAAGTACGCTTACATATCATTCAGTTAGATACACCTTTATTTGAACAATATCAAAAAGTCGATGACATATTAAGTCATCATCAGGATATCGCTAATCAATTTGCCACTAAAAAAGGACAACTATTGCAGCATATTGATTCAATAAGACAATACGAAAATCAAAAACAATCTATTTTCGAAAAAATTTATAAACAATATAGTCACCAAGGATAA
- the murB gene encoding UDP-N-acetylmuramate dehydrogenase, with translation MVNKNDILKGLQEIIPNDIIEVDEPLKKYTYTETGGKADFYLSPTKNEEVQAIVKYANQHNIPVTYLGNGSNIIIREGGIRGIVLSLLSLKHIEVSDDAIIAGSGAAIIDVSRVARDYALTGLEFACGIPGSIGGAVFMNAGAYGGEVKDCIDYALCVNENGDLIKLTTQELELDYRNSIVQKKHLVVLEAAFTLEPGNLKEIQAKMDDLTERRESKQPLEYPSCGSVFQRPPGHFAGKLIQDSDLQGHRIGGVEVSTKHAGFMVNVDNGTATDYEDLIHFVQQTVKDKFDVELNTEVRIIGEHPDAD, from the coding sequence ATAGTGAATAAAAACGACATTTTAAAAGGTTTGCAAGAAATTATTCCAAACGACATTATCGAAGTAGATGAACCCCTAAAAAAATATACTTATACTGAAACTGGTGGTAAAGCAGATTTTTACCTATCACCTACTAAAAATGAAGAAGTACAAGCCATTGTAAAATATGCAAACCAACATAATATTCCTGTCACATATCTAGGAAATGGTTCGAATATTATTATCCGGGAAGGCGGTATTAGAGGTATCGTATTAAGCTTGTTATCACTTAAACATATCGAAGTGTCAGATGATGCCATTATTGCTGGCAGTGGTGCAGCTATTATTGATGTCTCACGTGTTGCAAGAGATTATGCACTCACAGGATTAGAATTTGCATGTGGTATTCCTGGATCTATCGGTGGTGCCGTATTCATGAACGCCGGTGCTTATGGTGGTGAAGTTAAGGATTGTATTGATTATGCGTTATGCGTTAATGAAAATGGAGATTTAATCAAATTAACTACGCAAGAATTAGAACTAGATTATAGAAATAGTATTGTACAGAAAAAACATCTGGTCGTTTTAGAAGCAGCCTTCACACTAGAACCAGGCAATTTAAAAGAGATTCAAGCGAAAATGGATGACTTAACTGAACGTCGTGAATCTAAGCAACCTCTTGAGTATCCTTCATGCGGTAGTGTTTTCCAAAGACCACCAGGTCACTTCGCGGGTAAATTGATTCAAGATTCTGATCTACAAGGCCATCGTATTGGTGGTGTAGAAGTTTCTACTAAACATGCTGGATTTATGGTCAACGTGGATAATGGTACTGCGACAGACTATGAAGACTTAATCCATTTTGTACAACAAACAGTTAAAGATAAATTTGATGTAGAGTTAAACACTGAAGTACGTATCATTGGCGAACATCCAGACGCTGATTAA
- a CDS encoding CHY zinc finger protein — protein sequence MTKVYGSMIDNETRCIHYHSFLDIIAIKFKCCDKYYPCYQCHNEHEAHPIQRWSVDEFDQRVVMCGVCKHQMSINEYMMVESCPRCQSHFNHRCKFHYHLYFEI from the coding sequence ATGACTAAGGTCTATGGTTCAATGATTGATAATGAAACAAGGTGCATACATTATCACTCCTTTTTAGATATTATCGCTATTAAATTTAAATGTTGTGATAAATATTATCCTTGTTATCAGTGTCATAATGAACATGAAGCACACCCTATTCAACGTTGGAGTGTAGATGAATTCGACCAACGAGTCGTTATGTGCGGTGTTTGTAAACATCAGATGTCAATCAATGAATACATGATGGTAGAATCTTGTCCAAGATGTCAATCACACTTCAATCATAGATGCAAATTTCATTACCATCTATATTTTGAAATTTAA
- a CDS encoding ferrated catecholamine ABC transporter substrate-binding lipoprotein SstD — MKKSILVLILSIVFILAACGNQSNNSQSDSKSEKNESKDTVKIENNYEAQGKEKDGSDAKKVKETVEVPKNPKNAVVLDYGVLNDMKEMGLSSKVKALPKGEGGKSLPDFLEDFKSDKYINTGNLKQVNFDKVAKAKPEVIFISGRTANQKNLDEFKKAAPKAKIVYMGADNKNVINSMKDNTEKLGKIYDKEDKAKDLTKKLDNKVEAMKDKTSKFDQKAMYLLVNEGELSTFGPGSRFGGLVFDTLGFKPVDKDVSKGPHGQNVNNEYINKNNPDVILAMDRGQIVANNATAKKTLNNKVLKNVKAVKDHKIYELDPKLWYFSSGSTTTTMKQIDELEKVVK; from the coding sequence ATGAAAAAATCAATTTTAGTCTTAATATTATCTATAGTTTTTATATTAGCAGCATGTGGTAATCAATCTAATAATAGTCAATCAGATTCCAAATCAGAGAAAAATGAATCAAAAGATACTGTTAAAATAGAAAATAACTATGAAGCACAGGGTAAAGAAAAAGATGGCAGTGATGCTAAAAAGGTTAAAGAAACGGTCGAAGTTCCTAAAAACCCTAAAAATGCTGTCGTTTTAGATTATGGTGTATTAAATGATATGAAAGAAATGGGTCTTTCAAGTAAAGTTAAAGCATTACCAAAAGGCGAAGGTGGAAAATCCCTACCGGATTTCTTAGAAGATTTTAAATCAGATAAATATATAAACACTGGTAATTTAAAACAAGTTAATTTTGATAAAGTGGCTAAAGCAAAACCAGAAGTGATTTTCATTTCAGGTAGAACAGCTAATCAGAAAAATTTAGATGAATTTAAAAAAGCTGCACCAAAAGCAAAAATCGTATATATGGGTGCGGATAATAAAAATGTTATCAATTCTATGAAAGACAATACTGAAAAATTAGGTAAAATCTACGACAAGGAAGACAAAGCTAAAGATTTAACTAAAAAATTAGATAACAAAGTAGAAGCAATGAAAGATAAAACTTCTAAATTTGATCAGAAAGCCATGTATCTATTAGTCAATGAAGGTGAATTATCTACATTTGGTCCAGGTTCAAGATTTGGTGGATTAGTATTTGATACATTAGGATTTAAACCGGTTGATAAAGATGTAAGTAAAGGGCCACATGGTCAGAATGTTAATAATGAATATATTAACAAGAATAACCCTGATGTGATTTTAGCTATGGATAGAGGGCAAATTGTGGCAAATAATGCAACAGCTAAGAAGACATTAAACAATAAAGTATTGAAAAATGTTAAAGCTGTAAAAGACCATAAAATTTATGAACTTGATCCAAAACTTTGGTATTTCTCATCTGGTTCAACAACTACAACAATGAAACAAATTGATGAATTAGAAAAAGTAGTAAAATAA
- a CDS encoding ABC transporter ATP-binding protein, with protein MIQIQNLNKSIQKKSILKDINVNIEKGKITSLIGPNGAGKSTLLSAITKLMSIDSGTVKIEDKDMLLYKTDELAQKISILKQTNHTDMNITVEQLVNFGRFPYCKGHLKKEDKAQVRYALDLLQLNEIKDRNIKTLSGGQRQRAYIAMTIAQNTEYILLDEPLNNLDMKHSVQIMQTLRSLAQKLNKTIVIVLHDINFASCYSDYIIALKHGELVRAGKNVDVLQTEVLRELYEMDVKVESVNGQRICLYYDEQILS; from the coding sequence TTGATCCAAATACAAAATTTAAATAAATCAATTCAAAAGAAGTCAATATTAAAAGATATTAATGTCAACATTGAAAAAGGGAAAATAACCTCTTTGATAGGGCCTAATGGTGCAGGAAAAAGTACTTTGCTATCTGCAATTACAAAATTAATGAGTATTGATAGTGGTACAGTCAAAATTGAAGATAAAGACATGTTGCTTTATAAGACGGATGAACTTGCTCAAAAGATTTCAATATTAAAACAAACTAATCATACTGATATGAATATTACAGTAGAGCAATTAGTGAATTTTGGACGATTTCCATATTGTAAAGGCCATCTTAAAAAAGAAGATAAAGCGCAAGTTAGATATGCTTTAGATTTATTACAGTTAAATGAAATTAAAGATAGGAATATTAAAACATTGTCCGGTGGTCAACGTCAGAGAGCATATATCGCTATGACAATTGCACAAAATACAGAATACATTTTGTTAGATGAGCCATTAAATAATTTAGACATGAAGCATTCAGTTCAAATCATGCAGACATTACGTTCATTAGCTCAGAAATTAAATAAAACAATCGTTATTGTATTACACGATATTAATTTTGCGTCATGTTATTCAGATTACATTATTGCATTAAAACATGGCGAACTAGTACGTGCAGGAAAAAATGTGGACGTATTACAAACTGAGGTATTAAGAGAATTATATGAAATGGATGTCAAAGTAGAATCGGTTAATGGACAACGTATATGTTTATATTACGATGAACAAATACTTTCATAA
- a CDS encoding iron chelate uptake ABC transporter family permease subunit, with protein MLTNLNKKLFLLGLITLMIAILYLILGIDFEIFDYQIQSRLRKFILIILVGGAIGTSVVIFQSITTNRLLTPSIIGLDSVYLFVKILPVFLLGTQSTIVNNVYINFMITLITMVLFALILFQVLFKMGHFSVYFILLVGVILGTFFRSITGFIQLVMDPESFLAVQNTMFANFDASNSKLVGFSSILLTILIVITFALLPYLDVLLLGRAQAINLGVNYEKITRLMLILVAILVSISTALVGPITFLGLLTVNLAHEFMKTYEHKYILPATICFSWICLFIAQWLVEHLFEATTEVSIIIDLIGGSYFIYLLVKGRNVN; from the coding sequence ATGCTAACTAATCTTAATAAAAAACTCTTTTTACTAGGGTTAATTACATTAATGATAGCGATTTTGTACTTAATTTTAGGCATTGATTTTGAAATATTTGATTATCAAATTCAAAGTCGTTTAAGAAAATTTATCTTAATTATTTTAGTGGGTGGTGCAATCGGTACGTCGGTTGTTATTTTTCAATCGATTACAACTAATCGCTTATTAACGCCTTCCATTATCGGTTTAGATTCAGTCTATTTATTTGTAAAAATATTACCAGTTTTTTTATTAGGTACACAATCTACAATCGTTAATAACGTGTACATTAATTTTATGATTACGTTAATCACGATGGTGTTATTTGCTTTAATTCTATTTCAAGTTTTATTTAAAATGGGTCATTTTTCAGTCTATTTCATCTTATTGGTTGGTGTAATACTTGGTACATTTTTTAGAAGTATTACGGGTTTTATCCAATTAGTGATGGATCCAGAGTCATTTTTAGCTGTTCAAAATACCATGTTCGCTAATTTTGATGCTTCTAATTCTAAACTTGTTGGATTTTCATCTATTTTATTAACCATTTTAATAGTCATAACTTTTGCACTATTACCGTATTTGGATGTGTTATTGCTAGGAAGAGCACAAGCCATCAATTTAGGTGTGAATTATGAAAAAATAACGAGATTAATGCTTATTCTTGTCGCTATTTTAGTGTCTATTTCGACAGCATTAGTTGGTCCAATTACATTTTTAGGATTACTTACTGTCAATTTAGCTCATGAATTCATGAAAACGTATGAACATAAATATATTTTACCTGCCACAATATGTTTTAGCTGGATATGTTTATTTATTGCTCAATGGTTGGTTGAACATCTTTTTGAAGCGACTACAGAAGTAAGTATTATCATTGATCTCATAGGTGGTAGTTACTTTATTTACTTATTAGTTAAAGGGAGAAATGTAAATTGA
- a CDS encoding ABC transporter permease — MKFLLKGYVLLIFLVVFTILSLFVGVSQISISDIFHLTDDQLNIILSSRIPRTVSILISGSTLAIAGLIMQQMMQNKFVSPTTAGTMEWAKLGILLSLILFPKGHILIKLIFAVICSIGGTYFFVKLVQLIKVKDVIFIPLLGIMLGGIVSSFTTFIALRTNAVQSIGNWLNGNFAIITSGRYEVLYLSIPFLLIIYIFANHFTIAGMGKDFSHNLGVNYEKIINIALFITATITALVVVTVGTLPFLGLIVPNIISIYRGDHLKHALPHTMMLGAIFVLISDIVGRLIVYPYEINIGLTIGVFGTIIFLILLMKGRENYAN; from the coding sequence ATGAAGTTTTTATTAAAGGGATATGTTTTACTCATCTTTCTCGTTGTGTTTACGATTCTCTCTCTATTTGTCGGTGTTAGCCAAATATCTATTTCCGATATTTTCCATCTTACCGATGATCAATTAAATATCATTTTATCGAGTCGTATTCCTCGAACAGTTAGTATTCTCATATCAGGTAGTACGCTGGCAATAGCCGGTTTAATCATGCAACAAATGATGCAAAATAAATTTGTGAGTCCAACAACAGCTGGCACAATGGAATGGGCTAAGTTGGGGATTCTTTTATCACTCATATTATTCCCCAAAGGCCACATACTTATTAAATTAATATTTGCTGTTATTTGTAGCATTGGAGGTACATATTTCTTCGTGAAATTAGTACAACTAATTAAAGTGAAAGATGTCATTTTCATACCGTTATTAGGTATTATGCTTGGAGGTATTGTTTCAAGTTTTACAACATTTATCGCATTGAGAACTAATGCAGTACAAAGTATTGGAAATTGGCTAAATGGAAATTTTGCTATTATTACAAGTGGTCGTTATGAAGTTCTATATTTAAGCATACCGTTTTTATTAATTATATATATATTTGCTAATCATTTTACGATTGCTGGAATGGGCAAAGATTTTAGCCATAACTTAGGTGTGAATTATGAAAAAATTATTAATATCGCATTGTTTATAACTGCAACTATCACTGCACTTGTGGTCGTTACTGTTGGGACTTTACCATTCCTAGGACTCATTGTTCCTAATATCATCTCAATATACCGTGGAGACCATTTAAAACATGCCTTGCCGCATACGATGATGTTAGGCGCTATATTTGTGCTTATTTCAGATATTGTAGGACGTTTAATTGTTTATCCATATGAAATTAACATAGGTCTAACTATAGGTGTGTTTGGAACAATTATATTCCTTATCTTATTGATGAAAGGTAGGGAGAATTATGCTAACTAA
- the nrdF gene encoding class 1b ribonucleoside-diphosphate reductase subunit beta has translation MKAVNWNTQEDMTNMFWRQNISQMWVETEFKVSKDIASWKTLSEAEKNTFKKALAGLTGLDTHQADDGMPLIMLHTTDLRKKAVYSFMAMMEQIHAKSYSHIFTTLLPSSETNYLLDTWVIEEPHLKYKSDKIIENYHKLWGKEASIFDQYIARVSSVFLETFLFYSGFYYPLYLAGQGKMTTSGEIIRKILLDESIHGVFTGLDAQSLRNELSESEKQRADQEMYKLLKELYDNEVSYTHLLYDDIGLAEDVLNYVKYNGNKALSNLGFEPYFEEREFNPIIENALDTTTKNHDFFSVKGDGYTLALNVEALRDEDFIFDDEK, from the coding sequence ATGAAGGCCGTCAATTGGAATACCCAAGAAGATATGACAAATATGTTTTGGCGTCAAAATATCTCTCAAATGTGGGTAGAAACAGAATTTAAAGTATCAAAAGATATAGCAAGTTGGAAAACTTTATCTGAAGCCGAAAAAAATACATTTAAAAAGGCATTAGCTGGTTTAACAGGTTTAGATACGCATCAAGCAGATGATGGTATGCCATTAATCATGCTTCACACAACTGATTTAAGAAAAAAAGCCGTTTATTCGTTTATGGCAATGATGGAACAAATTCATGCTAAAAGTTATTCTCATATTTTTACTACATTATTACCATCTAGTGAAACGAACTATTTATTAGATACATGGGTAATTGAAGAGCCTCATTTAAAATACAAATCAGACAAAATTATCGAAAACTACCATAAATTATGGGGTAAAGAAGCCTCAATTTTTGACCAGTATATTGCTAGAGTATCAAGTGTTTTCTTAGAAACATTCTTATTCTATTCTGGATTCTATTATCCTCTTTATTTAGCTGGTCAAGGCAAGATGACGACATCTGGCGAAATTATTCGTAAAATATTATTAGATGAATCAATACATGGTGTGTTTACAGGTCTAGATGCACAAAGTTTAAGAAATGAACTTTCGGAAAGTGAAAAACAACGTGCGGATCAAGAAATGTATAAATTGTTAAAAGAACTTTATGATAACGAAGTTTCATATACACATCTTTTATACGATGATATTGGTTTAGCTGAAGATGTGCTTAATTATGTTAAATACAATGGCAATAAAGCATTATCAAATCTTGGCTTTGAGCCATATTTTGAAGAACGTGAATTCAATCCAATTATTGAAAATGCTTTAGATACAACAACTAAAAACCATGATTTCTTCTCTGTAAAAGGTGATGGTTATACATTAGCTTTAAATGTTGAAGCATTACGAGATGAAGATTTCATATTTGATGATGAAAAATAA